Within the Bacillus pumilus genome, the region ACTCTCTCACAGCTGCAGTCTGACAGCCAGTATCAGCTAAATTTATTTGATCATCATGTTCAAAAAGACAAACTCAGCAAAGTATTTGATGCGATCCACATAAAGTATGGACCTGCTGCCTTGCTGCATGCTTCGTCACTGACAAGCGCAGGGCAAGCATATCATCGCGCCGAAAAAATTGGCGGACATTACAAATAACGGAGGCGAACAGCCATGAATCCCAATAAATTAACACCTGGATACAACCTCATGTGGGAATCAAGCCGAATGATGCTTCCAGAGCACCGGGAGCAGCTGCTTGCTCAAAAACGAAAGAAAAAAGAATACACCCCTCCCCCGCTGAGCACCGATCAACTGGAGGAAATGAATTTTTTGATCACACAGTCGATTACCGAGGATCAAGCGATTTGCGTAACATATGCCGCAGCAGGTAGGAAAGAGCAGTTTTGGGGCTGGGTAAAAACCATTCATTATGAAACGCAGCGCATAAAAATCGTCAATGATGAAGATGTTCTCAACCTGTCCTTGCAGCAAATCGTCGCGATCGACCTTGATTAAATGTGGGCAAGTGACTACGCGAATTAGTGTGATAAAAGCACCGGCAGAAAAAAGCACGCGTCTTTCAAATACGAGCCAATCAAGCCTCTCTGCCATATGGCGGATGCCCTCTCCATCAAATTGTGTATTTAATTTGCACAATTTTTCATGTATGATTGGAACATCTTACAAACTCAGGGGAGAAACAGCATGAAAAATAACTTACGTACGCTACATCCGCTTAGTTGGACGATCATCATCGGCACCATATTTGGCCGAATGGCGACATCCATGAGCATTCCTTTTTTGGCCGTTTATTTAACACAAGTCAAAGGCGCCTCAGCTTCTTCTGCTGGATTAATCATTGCCGTTAGCTCTCTGATTGGGATCGTTGCAAGTTTTTACGGTGGATATATTTCTGATCGTATCGGAAGAAAAAAGGTCATGCTTCTATCAATCTTTGGCTGGACACTTGTCTTTGTTGGCTTTGCATTTGCAGATGCCATTTGGGTCTTCTTTATCATGAACGCTTTAAACGGACTGTGCCGAGCACTGTTTGAACCAACATCTAAGGCACTCTTATCTGATGTCACTCCATCAAGTATTCGGTTGTTTGTGTTTAATTTACGATATACAGCCATTAACATAGGGGTCATCTTCGGTCCTCTACTTGGCTTATATCTCGGGTCATCGAAAACAACCTTTCCATTTCTCGTCGCTGCCTTCATTTATTTGTTATACGGATTAACGCTAGCCTGGCAATTTCAGAAGCATCCAGTTGCTGCTCCAGAAAGTACGAAACAAATTGGTGTCAAAAAAGCTCTTTCCATTATCCAAAAAGATACGGTCTTTAGCATTATCCTCATCGGCGTTACCTTATGTTCGTTTGGGTATTCGCATTTGAGCTCAACACTGCCTCAATATTTATCCGCTTCGCCTATGATTGAGGATGGTCCGAAACTGTTTGGATACCTTTTATCTTTAAATGCAGTTGTTGTCATTGTTGTACAATATCCGCTCATCATGATCGCCAAGCGCTACTCCACCATTTTGTCGCTCACCACTGGAAATGTTCTTCTGGCCGGCAGTTTGTTTGCCATTGCTTTTTCACAGAGTCTCGGCATGCTTGCTTTCATCATTGTCGTGTTTACAATAGGAGAGGTTCTGCTGTTTGCGATGATGGACCTTTTTGTAGACAATGTGGCAAAGCCCGAAGTAAAGGGATCGTACTTTGGCGCGATGGGATTTTCTCAGCTCGGCAGCGTCATCGGACCATTTGTCGGCGGACTGTGCATTGACTATTTTGGCGCAGCCCATCCCTTCTCCATTTTTTCAGTCTTGTCGATCATCACGATCGCGGGTGTTCCGTTCCTACTCATTGGATACTACCGCCTGAAAAAGCGATCCGCGGCTACGGTCGCTGTGAAAGTAAGTGGAGGTCATTAAAAAAACCGCTCTCGTATGAGCGGTTTTTCTTTATACTCGGCGGATAGCAATCTCTTCCACCTTATGCCGATCACCTTTTTTCAAAATAAGATCAGCTCGATATTTTGTCGGTAAAATATTTTGATATAAATTAGGGCGATTGACCGTATTCCAAATGGTGCTTGCCATGTGATCTGCCTCTTCATCTGTCAAATCTTTGTATTGATGAAAGAAGGATTCAGGGTCTTGGAAAGCTGTTTCCCTCAGCAAACGGAACCGTTCTTTATACCATGATTGAATTTGCGTTTCAGCCGCATCTACATAAATCGAAAAATCAAAGAAATCTGATACAAACACACGCGGTTCATCCTTCAGATCATCCAGCGCTGGGGATTGCAGCACATTGATGCCTTCAATAATGACAATATCAGCATCCTCCACCGTTTCATACACCCCTTCAAGCCGGTCATAGGTCAGATGCGAATAGACCGGGGCATGTACAGTCTGTTTCCCTGATTTTAATTCGTTTAAAAAAGACAACAAGGCTTTGACATCATAGCTTTCTGGGAAGCCCTTCTTTTCCATGAGCCCTCGATCCTTTAGTTCTTTTTGAGGATACAAAAAGCCATCCGTTGTCACAAGACTCACTTTTAGCCCATCTCCAAGCCTCGATAACAGCGTTTCAATGATACGGGCCGTTGTGCTTTTCCCGACAGCCACACTTCCAGCAATCCCAATTAGAAAAGGGATTTTCGCATGATGCGGGTAGTTTAAAAAGGCATTCACATGCTGATTTTTTTGTTTTTCTGCAAAGACATGCAATGTCAGAAAACGAATAAGTGGTATGTAAATATCTTGAACTTCTTCAAGCGATAAATAGTCATTTAATCCTTGAAGTGCTCTTGCTTCCTCTTCTGAAACAGATACCGGCATATATTCTCCAAGAGCAGACCAAGCCTCTCTTGTATGACGTGTATATAAAGTATTAAAATCTAGTCGCGCATCACTCAAAGTCTTTCCCACCAATCTTCACTAAACTCATAACCAAAAAGACGATAATCCGATTGTAGCTTAAAATGAAGGCGCTGTCTTTATTTTTCCACTAAAGTTTACTTCTTTTGCGAAAAAAAGCATTAAAAAAAGGAAAATGAGGGTAAATAAGAGTATTCAGTTCGATAGATAGAAGGGAGCAACCAAATGAAATATGTGATCATTGGCGGAGATGCAGCAGGAATGAGCTGTGCGATGCAAATATATCGAGAGGACCCAGATGCACATATTGTCGCTTTTGAAAAAGGAGAGATTTTCTCATATGGACAGTGCGGCCTTCCCTACTTGATTGGCGGTCTCATTGATCATCACAGCAAGCTGATTGCACGCAGCGCTGAAACGTTTCGCGGCAAATACGGGATTGATGCTAGATACTTACATGAAGTGACCTCCATTGACCCAAAGCAAAAAACGGTGTCAGGGTCTCATACAAAAACAAAAGAACCCTTTACCGAAAGCTATGACCGCCTCTTAATTGCCACAGGGGCAAGCCCGGTCACACTGAATATAAATAATCGGCCGCTAGAAGGCGTACACGTATTAAAAACCATTCCGCATGCGCTGTCCATTTTAGACCATTTAAAACAAGATATCGCACATGTCACCATTATAGGCGGTGGATATATAGGCTTAGAGATGGCTGAAAATTTAAAAGCGCTGGGAAAAAAAGTACATATCATTCAGCGAGGTTCAACACTTGGCCCTGGCTTTGACCCCGATATGGCAAAGCATCTCAAAGAAGAGGCGGATGCCGAGGGCATTCACGTGACACTCGGGGAAACCGTGCAGACATTAGAGGGCAAGTCACATGTCACAGCTGTTCAAACAGACAAACAAACCATAAAAACTGATATGGTCATCATGGCCATCGGCGTCACTCCGCAAACATCCTTTTTAGACAAAACAGGAATCAAACGTCTTTCAAATGGCGCCATTGTTGTAAATGAATATATGCAAACCAATGTAAAAGACATCTATGCTGCCGGGGATTGCGCAGCCACTTATCACCGCATCAAACAATCACTCGATTATATTCCGCTCGGCACAACGGCGAATAAACAGGGAAGAATCGCTGGTTTTCATATGACGGGAACAAATCGGGCGTTTCAAGGGGTGACTGGAACGGCCGTCATGAAATTTATGAGCATGACAGCAGGACGAACGGGTTTATCTGAAAAGGAAGCACAAGCTGCTGATATTCCTTTTTCCACCATCACCATTGACAGTACGGATCACGCTGGATATTACCCAGATGCGCAGAAAATGAAAATCAAACTGATTTACAGAAGTGATGACTACACCTTGCTCGGTGCCCAAATCATCGGAAAAAGCGGTGTAGATAAACGGATCGATGTGATGGCAACTGCTCTTTACCAACAGCTAACCATAACAGATCTTGAAGATTTAGATATTAGCTATGCACCGCCTTTTAACAGTGTGTGGGACCCGCTTCAACAAGCAGCAAGACGGAGATGAAATAACGGTCAAAATGGCGTCTCATTTCAAAAAAAGAAACCAGTTCATAACCGGTTTCTTTTTTGTTATTTTTTCATCATCGCTTTGCGTGCTGCTTTTTCAAATAAAAATGGAAATAATTGATATAATTTACTGCCAGCATTCATCCAACCTGGCAGATTAATTTCTCTTTTTTTCGTCATCATAGCGGATACGACCTTCCCAGCCACTTTGTCCGCACTAAGCATCATGAATTCAACATTCTTCACATATTCACCGCTGCGATCGGCGATGGTAAAGAAGTCAGTGGCAATCGGGCCTGGATTCACTGTGGTGACGTGAATGCCGATGTCTGACAGCTCCATTCTGAGACTGTTTGAAAAACCAAGGACGGCATGCTTGGATGCAGAATAAATGGCTGATTTCGGGGTGGCAATCTTTCCTGCCTGGGAGGCAATATTGATAATATGTCCATGTCCTCTTTGTTTCATCTCTGGGATGACCTTTTTCGTGCAGGCGATTAAACCAAACACGTTTACTTCAAACATCGACACCATTTCCTCAATGGATGCATCTTCAACGAGGTCAAACGCACCAAAACCGGCATTGTTCACCAAAATATCAACTGCCCCCA harbors:
- a CDS encoding YolD-like family protein — translated: MNPNKLTPGYNLMWESSRMMLPEHREQLLAQKRKKKEYTPPPLSTDQLEEMNFLITQSITEDQAICVTYAAAGRKEQFWGWVKTIHYETQRIKIVNDEDVLNLSLQQIVAIDLD
- a CDS encoding MDR family MFS transporter; amino-acid sequence: MKNNLRTLHPLSWTIIIGTIFGRMATSMSIPFLAVYLTQVKGASASSAGLIIAVSSLIGIVASFYGGYISDRIGRKKVMLLSIFGWTLVFVGFAFADAIWVFFIMNALNGLCRALFEPTSKALLSDVTPSSIRLFVFNLRYTAINIGVIFGPLLGLYLGSSKTTFPFLVAAFIYLLYGLTLAWQFQKHPVAAPESTKQIGVKKALSIIQKDTVFSIILIGVTLCSFGYSHLSSTLPQYLSASPMIEDGPKLFGYLLSLNAVVVIVVQYPLIMIAKRYSTILSLTTGNVLLAGSLFAIAFSQSLGMLAFIIVVFTIGEVLLFAMMDLFVDNVAKPEVKGSYFGAMGFSQLGSVIGPFVGGLCIDYFGAAHPFSIFSVLSIITIAGVPFLLIGYYRLKKRSAATVAVKVSGGH
- the coaA gene encoding type I pantothenate kinase; translated protein: MSDARLDFNTLYTRHTREAWSALGEYMPVSVSEEEARALQGLNDYLSLEEVQDIYIPLIRFLTLHVFAEKQKNQHVNAFLNYPHHAKIPFLIGIAGSVAVGKSTTARIIETLLSRLGDGLKVSLVTTDGFLYPQKELKDRGLMEKKGFPESYDVKALLSFLNELKSGKQTVHAPVYSHLTYDRLEGVYETVEDADIVIIEGINVLQSPALDDLKDEPRVFVSDFFDFSIYVDAAETQIQSWYKERFRLLRETAFQDPESFFHQYKDLTDEEADHMASTIWNTVNRPNLYQNILPTKYRADLILKKGDRHKVEEIAIRRV
- a CDS encoding CoA-disulfide reductase, coding for MKYVIIGGDAAGMSCAMQIYREDPDAHIVAFEKGEIFSYGQCGLPYLIGGLIDHHSKLIARSAETFRGKYGIDARYLHEVTSIDPKQKTVSGSHTKTKEPFTESYDRLLIATGASPVTLNINNRPLEGVHVLKTIPHALSILDHLKQDIAHVTIIGGGYIGLEMAENLKALGKKVHIIQRGSTLGPGFDPDMAKHLKEEADAEGIHVTLGETVQTLEGKSHVTAVQTDKQTIKTDMVIMAIGVTPQTSFLDKTGIKRLSNGAIVVNEYMQTNVKDIYAAGDCAATYHRIKQSLDYIPLGTTANKQGRIAGFHMTGTNRAFQGVTGTAVMKFMSMTAGRTGLSEKEAQAADIPFSTITIDSTDHAGYYPDAQKMKIKLIYRSDDYTLLGAQIIGKSGVDKRIDVMATALYQQLTITDLEDLDISYAPPFNSVWDPLQQAARRR
- a CDS encoding SDR family NAD(P)-dependent oxidoreductase, translating into MGRLTGKRIWITGASGGIGEKMAYLAAEEGAEIIISARRIEKLTDVKEKITNAGGMCHIVELDVSHLEGIDRAYEEVGAVDILVNNAGFGAFDLVEDASIEEMVSMFEVNVFGLIACTKKVIPEMKQRGHGHIINIASQAGKIATPKSAIYSASKHAVLGFSNSLRMELSDIGIHVTTVNPGPIATDFFTIADRSGEYVKNVEFMMLSADKVAGKVVSAMMTKKREINLPGWMNAGSKLYQLFPFLFEKAARKAMMKK